The Rhodococcus sp. ABRD24 genome contains the following window.
CCAGACCACCTGGTCGCAGCCCTCGTCGGATGCCTGTGCCTGCGCGAGGAGGGAGGCCGCGTAATTGCCGGCGAACTTGGCGGCACCCGTCCCGCCCGGTGCGGCGCGGACGTACTCGCGCGAGAGCCACACGCTCACAGGCTTGACCCCGCGCGGGAAGTACGCGCCGGCCGGCGAAGCGATCAGCAGATAGCGGTATTCCTTCGCGGGGCGGACACCCAAACCGGCCTCGGTGGAGAACAAGAAGGGACGCAGATACAGCGAATCCTCGCCGCCCGCAGCGGGAACCCAGTCGCTGTCGACGTCGAGCAGGGCTTCGATCGAGGCGACGAAAAGCTCGTCCGACAGCTCCGGCATCGCCAGGCGGCGCGCCGACTGGCGCAGGCGCTCGGCGTTCGCGGTGAGGCGGAACGACGCGATACCGCCGTCTGGCTGGCGGTAGGCCTTGAGCCCCTCGAAGATCGCCTGGCCGTAGTGCAGCACCATCCCGGCCGGATCGAGCTCGATCGGACCGTACGGCAGTACCTCGGCGTCGTGCCAGCCGCGGCCCTCGGTGTACATGATCGACACCATGTGATCGGTGAAGTACCGACCGAACCCGGGCGCTTCCAGAATCTCACGCCGCGTCTCGTCGGACACGGGGGAAGGATGCTGGATGCGCGCGAACTCGAGGCCGTCAGTCATAAGCGGTGATCCTATCGAACACGTTTGC
Protein-coding sequences here:
- a CDS encoding branched-chain amino acid aminotransferase, with protein sequence MTDGLEFARIQHPSPVSDETRREILEAPGFGRYFTDHMVSIMYTEGRGWHDAEVLPYGPIELDPAGMVLHYGQAIFEGLKAYRQPDGGIASFRLTANAERLRQSARRLAMPELSDELFVASIEALLDVDSDWVPAAGGEDSLYLRPFLFSTEAGLGVRPAKEYRYLLIASPAGAYFPRGVKPVSVWLSREYVRAAPGGTGAAKFAGNYAASLLAQAQASDEGCDQVVWLDAIERKYVEEMGGMNLFFVFGSGPDARLVTPSLSGSLLPGITRNSLLTLATDAGFAVEERRISTDEWREKTVSGEITEVFACGTAAVITPVGRVKSAEGEFTIADGEPGKVTMALRDTLTGIQRGTFADTHGWMTKLR